The Pseudofrankia sp. DC12 region CTGAGGTTGGAGAGCCAGGCCCCCCTGGACGCGGGGTCCTGCCCCGACGCCGGTCCGGCTCCGGGACCTGGCCGTCCTGCCCAGCCTTGGGGCGCTTGTCAGGTAGGGCCTCTGCTCGGCGCGTCAGTGCACCGCGGTCAGCTCCGAGTCCGTCACGCGTCTTCGATCTTGATCGACATTGTAGGAGGCCACGAGGACGCGGATAGTACTGGTTCGCCAACCAAGCGCTTGTTAGAGTGCTCCCGGCTCCCTCCTGGAGGTTGGATGATCACCACGGTGGTGGACGGCGGGATCGCCGAGATCGTCGTCGACTACCCGCCGGTGAACGCGCTCCCGGTAGCCGGCTGGTTCGCGCTCGCGGACGAGCTGCTGGCCGCCGGCGCCGACCCGGCCGTCCGGGTCGTCGTCCTGCGCGCCGAGGGGCGCGGGTTCAACGCGGGCGTCGACATCAAGGAGATCCAGCGCGACGAGGGCCATCGGGCGCTCATCGGCGCGAACCGCGGCTGCTTCGCCGCCTTCGCCGCGGTCTACGACTGCGCGGTGCCGGTGGTCGCCGCGGTGCATGGCTTCTGCCTGGGCGGCGGGATCGGGCTGGTCGGCAACGCCGACGTGATCGTCGCCAGCGAGGACGCCACCTTCGGCCTGCCCGAGGTCGACCGGGGCGCGCTCGGCGCGGCGACGCACCTGTCGCGGCTGGTCCCGCAGCTGAAGGCCAGGGCGATGATGTACACCTCGGCCACCGCGACCGCCGCCGAGTTGCACGCGTTCGGCTCGGTCCACACCGTGGTCCCCCGAGCCCGGCTGCGGGACGCCGCCCGGGCCGTCGCCGCTGAGATCGCCGCGAAGGACCCGCGGGTGATCAGGATGGCCAAGGAGGCGTTCAACGGGATCGACCCGTGGGACGTCAAGCGCAGCTACCGCTACGAGCAGGGGTTCACCTTCGAGCTCA contains the following coding sequences:
- a CDS encoding enoyl-CoA hydratase family protein; translation: MITTVVDGGIAEIVVDYPPVNALPVAGWFALADELLAAGADPAVRVVVLRAEGRGFNAGVDIKEIQRDEGHRALIGANRGCFAAFAAVYDCAVPVVAAVHGFCLGGGIGLVGNADVIVASEDATFGLPEVDRGALGAATHLSRLVPQLKARAMMYTSATATAAELHAFGSVHTVVPRARLRDAARAVAAEIAAKDPRVIRMAKEAFNGIDPWDVKRSYRYEQGFTFELNLAGIADEVRSGFGATPKAGPASNGTSQKADQGDG